The Corallococcus macrosporus genome segment CGCGCGCAGCGGCGTGCCCGCGGGCACCGCCGGCACCTCCGTCATCAGGGCCCGCACGTGCGTGGCCACGAGCAGGTCCTCGTCGCTCTGCACCTTGGGCGCCGTGCGCTCCGTGAGGAAGTGGCACACCGCGGACGCGATGGTGCACGTCACCATCAGCGGCAGGATGATCTCATGGCTGCCGCTCAGCTCGTACAGCATCATCATGCCGGTGAGCGGGCCGCGCGTGAGCGCCGCCACCGCGCCGCCCATGCCCACGATGGCGTACGCGCCGCTGGGCCCGGTGGCATGCGGGAAGAAGTAGTGCACCAGCGTGCCGAACGCGCCGCCCGCCATGGCGCCAATCAGCGCCGCCGGGAAGAACGTGCCGCCCGAACCGCCCGAGCCGATGGTGAGCGCCGTGGCCACCAGCTTCAGCACGCACGCCGTCAGCAGGAAGAAGAAGGGCAGCTGCCCCGCCGCCGCCAGGTTGATGTAGTCGTTTCCGCTGCCCCACACCGTGGGGCTCAGGAACACGAGCACGCCCGTGCACAGGCCGCCCAGCGCGGCGCGCACCGGCAGCGGCTTCCGGCCCAGCCACGGGGACAGCTTCCCGCCCATGCCGCCGTGGAAGAAGTGCTCCACGCCGTGCAGCAGCTTCACGAACGCGAACGCCAGCAGCCCGCACCCGATGCCCAGCCCCGCGTAGGCGAACACCTCCGTGCCGCTGACCAGCTCGTAGTTCACCCGGTTGAGCAGGGGCGCTTCGTCCAGCACGCCCCGGCTCACCAGCGTGCCCGCCACGCTCGCCAGGATGATGGGGGAGAACACGCGCAGCTCGAACTCGCGCAGGATGATCTCCATCGCGAACACCGCGCCCGCGATGGGGGCGTTGAAGGACGCGGAGATGCCCGCGCCCGCGCCGCACGCCAGCAGGATGGACAGCTCCTTGCGGCTGAAGCCCAGCACCCGCCCCACGCTGGACGCGAACGCCGCGCCTCCATAGACGATGGGCCCCTCGCGGCCCGCGGAACCGCCGCTGCCAATGGTGATGGCGGACGCGATGAGCTTGAGCAACCCCCGGTCCGCCGGCACCACGTTGGCGCCGCTCTTCACCGCGCGCACCACCTCCGGAAGGCCGTGCCCGTGCGTCTCCGGCCGGTCGCGCAAGAGCCGCCCCACGGCGAGCCCGCCCACCGTGGGCGCGATCAGGATGAGCCACCAGGGCAGGTGCGGCAGCACCGCCGGCAGGTTGTGCGCATGGCCGAACACGGCGTTCACGGCCGCCAGCCCCACGAGCGGGTAGTAGAGCGACAGCGCGCCCAGCGTCAGCAGCGCGAGCAGCCGCAGGCGGCGCTTCACCTCGTCGCGAGGGCCGCCGGGTTCAATCACCCGCGCCAGCAGCAGCGCGCCCAGCGCCAGCGGCACGCCCACCAGCGCGTATTCCAGGTGCCAGCGCGCGGAGGAGAGCGACTCCATCAACGTGCGCAGCCGCTGCGGCTTGAGCGCCGCCGCCAGCTCCGCGGCGCTGAACGTGATGCCGCTCATCACGCCAATGAGGTTGGAGAAGATGCCCGCGGCCAGGCCGCTGTAGAGCCCCACCACCGCGCCCGCGATGGGCAGCACCGACGGCGTCGGCAGCCGGATGCGGTTGGACGCGCCCAGCAGGAAGTAGATGAGGCGTGAAAGGTTCTGACGCGCCCAGAGCGTGAGCGCGGCCACCCGCTGCGACTGAGCAGGCGGAGGTTCGTCGGAGGTGTTCATTTGGTGCACCTACTAAACGGAGGTGGCCCCTGGGTTTCAAGCCTCTTGATGGAGGTGTGCACCCGCCGCCGTCCGCCTGCACTCCACTCCACACATCACCCGAGCGGTGCCCGGCTCCCCGCCCCCCGAGCGTGCTACGACGCCCTCCATTTCCACCCCATGAAGGAGGCATCGCACATGCTCAAGCAGGGAGACGTGGCGCCGGAGTTCACCGTGCAGGACTCGACGGGGAAGACGCACCGGCTGTCGGACTACCGGGGCAAGAACGTGGTGCTCTGGTTCTACCCGAAGGCGGACACCCCCGGATGCACCGCGGAGGGCTGCTCCTTCCGCGACCACAAGACCCAGTACGAGGCCAAGGGCACCGTCATCCTGGGCATCAGCTTCGACACACCGGCGGAGAACCAGGCGTTCTCCCAGAAGTTCGGCTTCAACTTCCCGCTCCTGTGCGACGTGGACCGCAAGGTGGGGCTGGCCTACGGGGCCGCGGATGACGCCTCGGCCGCCAACGCGCGCCGGGTGGGCGTCGTCATCGGCCCGGACGGCCGCATCAAGGAATGGCACGCCAAGGTGGACGCGCGCGCCTTCCCCCAGGAAGCGCTGTCGCGCCTCCAGTAGGGCTCCGGAACTTCAGCGCCCGGCCCTCACGGCGCGAACGAGCGGGACGGCAGGCGCGAGCGGATGAACACCGCCACGCCCGCCAGCACGATCCACGGCAGCAGGTGGCCCAGCATCAGGTGGGCCGCGGTGCCGTCCGGGCAGTGCATGTGCAGCACCAGCATGCCCACGCCCACGGAGGACAGGCCCGCCGCCAGCGCGCGCACCGGCTGGAAGGCGGAGCGGCACAGGAGCACGAGCGCCAGCGCCACCGGCACCACCGACAGCGCCACCTCCGCGCCCATGCACCCCAGGGTGCCCGCGAGGAAGGGCCGCACCTGGACGCCGGAGCGCCCGGTGAGCTGCGCCAGCGCCACGACGAGCGCGCCCACCGCCACCAGCGTGAAGGGCCAGGTGCGCTGCCTCGGCGCCAGGGCCACCATCGCGCCGCCGCCCACGCCCACGACGATGAGCAGCGCCACCAGCGCCACCACCCACGGCGACGCGGCGTTGAGCATCAGCCCGTGCCGGCCCACCACGAGCAGGCCCACCACGCCCACGCCCAGGTAGGTGCCGAGCAGCACGGCCACCTCCTTCCACCACGGCGTGGGCACGGGCTGCGCGGCCAGCTCCGTGAGGGACTGGCGCCGCGTCTGTTCGAGCTTCGCCTCGTCGATGGGGACGGGGGGCGGCGCCGCGGCGGGGG includes the following:
- a CDS encoding peroxiredoxin — encoded protein: MLKQGDVAPEFTVQDSTGKTHRLSDYRGKNVVLWFYPKADTPGCTAEGCSFRDHKTQYEAKGTVILGISFDTPAENQAFSQKFGFNFPLLCDVDRKVGLAYGAADDASAANARRVGVVIGPDGRIKEWHAKVDARAFPQEALSRLQ
- a CDS encoding chloride channel protein, encoding MNTSDEPPPAQSQRVAALTLWARQNLSRLIYFLLGASNRIRLPTPSVLPIAGAVVGLYSGLAAGIFSNLIGVMSGITFSAAELAAALKPQRLRTLMESLSSARWHLEYALVGVPLALGALLLARVIEPGGPRDEVKRRLRLLALLTLGALSLYYPLVGLAAVNAVFGHAHNLPAVLPHLPWWLILIAPTVGGLAVGRLLRDRPETHGHGLPEVVRAVKSGANVVPADRGLLKLIASAITIGSGGSAGREGPIVYGGAAFASSVGRVLGFSRKELSILLACGAGAGISASFNAPIAGAVFAMEIILREFELRVFSPIILASVAGTLVSRGVLDEAPLLNRVNYELVSGTEVFAYAGLGIGCGLLAFAFVKLLHGVEHFFHGGMGGKLSPWLGRKPLPVRAALGGLCTGVLVFLSPTVWGSGNDYINLAAAGQLPFFFLLTACVLKLVATALTIGSGGSGGTFFPAALIGAMAGGAFGTLVHYFFPHATGPSGAYAIVGMGGAVAALTRGPLTGMMMLYELSGSHEIILPLMVTCTIASAVCHFLTERTAPKVQSDEDLLVATHVRALMTEVPAVPAGTPLRALTDQLLTSEAGTLPVLDTQGNLYGTVHVEQLREVWRDESMYPLLVASDLARKLPALAPDSDLAHALQVMDQEDVDALPVTPVLGLAPCGLLTRAAVRRFLFAAHTRAHATGNYPVTPTEATH
- a CDS encoding NrsF family protein is translated as MTPECERVLDCLDGPLPPELASHAAGCADCRALLDGFQVLAPPAAAPPPVPIDEAKLEQTRRQSLTELAAQPVPTPWWKEVAVLLGTYLGVGVVGLLVVGRHGLMLNAASPWVVALVALLIVVGVGGGAMVALAPRQRTWPFTLVAVGALVVALAQLTGRSGVQVRPFLAGTLGCMGAEVALSVVPVALALVLLCRSAFQPVRALAAGLSSVGVGMLVLHMHCPDGTAAHLMLGHLLPWIVLAGVAVFIRSRLPSRSFAP